The Populus alba chromosome 4, ASM523922v2, whole genome shotgun sequence genome contains a region encoding:
- the LOC118038852 gene encoding protein S40-4, which translates to MATSNSYFARQKYRFLSTDLNHHAQLSHDSPFELDESDIYHHTTTLSISPEYFRKPVLSPRLVKKSTPAAAACRPTDSREKTGGKPSSLPVNIPDWSRILKNEYRRGSDVVDDRGDVDDDDDVDGDDCFDGGVRVPPHELLVRQMARSRIASFSVHEGIGRTLKGRDLSRVRNAIWEKTGFQD; encoded by the coding sequence ATGGCCACCAGCAACAGCTATTTTGCCAGACAAAAGTATCGATTCCTTTCAACTGACCTCAACCACCATGCGCAACTATCTCACGACTCACCCTTCGAACTCGACGAGTCCGACATCTACCACCACACCACTACTCTTTCTATCTCCCCCGAGTACTTCCGCAAGCCAGTCCTCAGTCCGCGACTCGTCAAGAAGTCAACTCCCGCCGCTGCTGCCTGTAGACCGACAGATTCCAGGGAAAAAACAGGCGGAAAACCGTCGTCGCTGCCGGTGAATATACCGGACTGGTCGAGGATATTGAAGAACGAGTACCGAAGGGGATCTGACGTTGTTGATGATCGTGgtgatgttgatgatgatgatgatgtggaCGGTGATGATTGTTTTGATGGCGGAGTGAGGGTCCCACCTCACGAGTTATTGGTGAGGCAGATGGCTAGGTCAAGGATCGCATCCTTCTCGGTTCATGAAGGGATAGGGAGGACTTTGAAAGGGAGGGATCTTAGTAGGGTCAGAAATGCAATTTGGGAAAAAACTGGCTTCCAAGACTGA
- the LOC118038853 gene encoding uncharacterized protein has translation MISILAQERLLGAALGAAFAGFIVYEQRKRIYQSISPEHPQSQLREPIFGKQFRSEFELAWNKAVDQTFGPLVASLNSRRH, from the exons ATGATCAGCATCCTAGCTCAA GAGCGTCTGCTGGGCGCCGCATTGGGAGCTGCGTTTGCGGGTTTCATTGTTTATGAGCAACGAAAGCGCATCTATCAATCCATTTCACCCGAACATCCTCAATCCCag TTGAGAGAGCCCATATTTGGAAAGCAATTTCGTTCAGAGTTCGAACTTGCTTGGAACAAAGCTGTGGACCAGACATTTGGACCTCTGGTTGCTTCTCTTAATTCACGTAGGCATTAA